DNA sequence from the Nicotiana tomentosiformis chromosome 3, ASM39032v3, whole genome shotgun sequence genome:
ACATAGTGTTAAGACATACTTCATATAACTAAGTAATTAAATATAACTTTCTCAAACATTCTAAGCTTTTATATGAAATTATCACAGACATTATGCAATAGGTTCATGAGTTCAAAACTTACCAcccaaaaagcaaaaaaagaaaaaaaaagaactttTTAAATATTTGACTAATGAAAAAGAATTAAGCTCGAGAGAACGTGATCAGGCAACTCGATGCACAAAGTATCTCGCATTATATAAAGTCCGGGAAAGGACTACATCTCGAAAGATGATGTAGCAGCCTACCTTAATACAACCTTAATACAAACGTAGTGACTGCTTTCATGATTCAaactcgtgacctataggtcactcAGTAAACAACTTTGTCGTTGCTCGAAAGGAAAAAAATAGGTGATTTTGCAACTCACGTTTGGTTGAAGTGATATTATTGTCTTGGCAGGAGAAGTGGATTCCATCATCTTTTGGTTCATCAACCAAAACTCTGCGACGTTTCTGTCTTTCCCGAGCTTTATGGTTTTGGAACCAATAAAAGACATTTTTACTCTCAATCTTTCCATAAAAGCTAAGTTGGGAAGATATTTTTTGTATCTGATCAGTACTTGGGGTACGGAGTCCTGACCTGAACAAGTCAGTTAGTACTTTTACTTGCTCATTCGTGGGATTCCACCGCCCACACTTTGTCCCTCCTCCGCCGCCACAACCACCGCGTGCCCTCACCGAAAACCCTGACATTCCCTCTTCCATTTACCTGATTTGTATGTTTTCTGGAACTTCTGAAGTGAGAAAGCTAACGTGCATATATATAGTACGGTTTCAAGTTAAATATATTAgggtttctctttacatatttttAATAGGTTTAATTTATCGTTATATAAACCTTAAAGGTATTTGTACAATAAGATCACTTATAGAGCAAGAGTTAGGTATGCGTATACACTATTCTTCTTGAATCTTACTCGTGGAATTATGCtgaaattattgttattgttgttgttattcttaTTGagtagaataaaagaaatcatttAACTTATGCAGTGAAAGAGGTTCCTCAAAAATTATATTATGTAAACAAAATAGAATAATTCTTTTATTCATAAATAAATTTTTGAATATCCTTGATCTAAGATAAGTACACGTTCAAATCTTAGATGTGACATATTCTTACTGTTCTAAATTCTTTTGTAAGATTTCTAGCTCCATCACTATTTATAAGATAATTATAGATAAATTTTTGtaacaaataaaatttataatcTGACAAAATATTCATTAATCTGTTAAAGTATTACTACAAATTATTTAAAGTATATAACCTAAAACTTTTTAAATTTAGGGATTGAATAGAAGCAGAATAACGGGTTTTGTTTATGCCACACTGCTTTGAAATTAGGGAATGTGAAAGTAGAACTTTGAGGATTGATCAAACTATATTGTTTATTTCCTAGTTTTTTGTGTCGAGGGGGATAGACATGCATAAAAGCTGCCACTGTCTCAAGTTTCGGTCTGCGAACAGACAAAGAGGTGAGTCCTCAAATTTTTCATTAGAGTTAGTAGACTATAGATATGGTTAGATAGGTTGGTAGGTTATTAAAAGATGTTAAAATAATATTGTAGTGGTCACTTATTACAAAGATTCATTGATTAAGATAATATAGTACTGTCAGTGGAGCTTATAAGGATTTGTTTGGTTGTGAATATAAAAATGAAATGGTGCAATGAGAACAAATCCACCAAGACATAAGAATAGTCCAAGGAATTTCCTCTAAATAATTAGAGATATAACTGTTAAACTGAACAAAAAGAGAGTGGCAGTAGCAATAGGCAAAGGAAAGAAGATAGAGGATATGAAAGTCAAAGTTCACATTGTCTGATCCCAGTTGGAGGTTGTGATTACAAGGACTGACAGACAAAGACAAAAGACACTGAGTTTTGAGTTGACTCATGGGAACTATTTATTGATCAGTCAAAGATTGTGGGGGTTTAAGTTTAACCTTCTTTTTAGGGTGTAGGGACAACAAACTAAAGGACATAAGAGCCACCAAAATAAAATAAGGGACAACACATGACCAACTAGAAGGAGACCATAATGGCTTTTTCCCATGTCATTACTTCCTTTTTCTTCATTcaattactatatatattattgcCCGATCAACTTTTGAGTACTTAAGAAGCACATGTACTTCTAAACTGGCGCTCCTGCAATTTGTAAGATGACAAAAAGATAGACAGAATATTTTGAATattctaaataatttttctatCAAATTCCACAAAATTGTATTATAACTGGAATCCCTGTAATTTGGTTTGGTAATTCCAGACTTTAATAATTCGTCAATCCTAAATACACGGTTGGACCCTGTTTATAAATAGTAATGGCGGTGGTTATAATTGCAATTCAAAAGGCAAATCAAAGTGATCATTCCCGATTTTAACACgggtgtatacggtcgaaatagatatCGGCCTTTTtatgttcgatcgagttcgagtgttaagaaatcggaatgagattttgggagtgagctctgaggtcggtactaacgaacctcgagcccgaaggtcgctctaggaggcggctcgataatcctatcgagcctgtgaccgaatcgatccgcaaggcactgcttcgaggtcggaaatgtgcgacgcccatctcgaaggtcgaactcgatcgaagaccgaagggcccgacccagtaacgagttcgagctagtatcgagctcacaagACAAGAGCCGTTGTAACCACACCAagaagagaatcttggcgggaattagTCATCATGGATCTTCCActacatgttttattttattattttttggtaataaccttcttctataaaagggggaattCTTGTAAGCTAGAGAGAGCAGAGCATAAAAaagatcacttcttatattgatagtaatccccttgtgcttgttttacttattcattctttttgcttatgATTTTCGTTCTTAcagtcaacaatacacatattttcatttctctatgcgatttatatcaaattgtatcgcatatccttagaaccattcacaaatctaacgttatccgattttttcggtaaacagtttggcgcccaccgtggggctaagggtaacagtgatcgttTGATATGAACCTAAAGTACACGCCAGTTTGCAACTTCAAATTAGTAATGGCttcacctatcgaccacgaagccggccttcaagatgaaatcaATAACTTagcacccggggccggaaggccactcgatgaaggcgctgaggctcgaatcgaagcacccgaaattcgagccgaagtatcattggatgtcaattcacaaatagctctagagaCGAATCAGTATTCCGAACCGGAAAATGAGCATTCAGGGTGgcactcgatccgtagctcgagacacccataacgtggaggagatcagagtcagcttacggatgatcttcgagatgtagcaagcccagcaaatagcgatagctcagttgcagagccaaactcaggtacaaagcaagccgaagcccaatccgcttcgaaaagtcacccacagaacggaaccaaatgagccaaatgagcaagaatcggggactactcccgaaattactaaattgctcgaggaactcacaaaacgagtcgaagccaacgataaaaaagtaaaaacatataattccagggtcgaccagatcccgggggctccaccaatgataaaagggctagattcgaaaaaattcattcaaaagccttttccctcgagtgcagccccaaaaccaatccccaaaaaatttcgtatgcccgaaatatccaaatataacggaacgactgaccccaacgagcacatcacttcttacacgtgtgccatcaagggcaatgatttggaagatgatgagatcgaatctgtattattaaaaaaatttggtaaaaccctgtcaaaaggggcaatgatatggtatcataatttaccatctaaggcaatgatatggtatcataatttaccatctaactccattgattcttttgctatgcttgcacattgcttcgtaaaagctcatgccggagccataaaggtcgaaaccagaaagtcggacctgttcaaggtaatgcaaaaggataacgagatgctaagggagttcgtagctcgttttcaaataaaacgaatggatctgccaccagtcacagacgattgggttgttcaagctttcactcaaggtctaaatgagTAGAGCTCGAGGGCCTCgcggcggctgaagcaaaatctgatcgagtacccagctattacttggaccgatgtgcacaatcgatatcaatccaaaataagagtcgaagatgaccagttgacttctaggaccattacgaaaaagcaaaagtcgaccagagattgataccagccatatagcggaaacgatactactgctgagtatccgaggcctctttaaaatcaacctcgtacacagggggctttatcattgagcgcatctgtgatgattatcaagttcagTGCAAAgaaagttacttcgttatttgatGATAAACAATGTCTCAACGGGAAatgttgtaagggccaaacggtcaaaacgaACTATGCTtatatagttggcccgagccctgacgcaaaatatgaacccatgtataatgacctgcaaagaaagctctcctccttaccgatattctatgttcaagatttattatacaaacaggatcgagttcgaatcattcactagaTTGCCAAGCTTACGGGCCACCttgtttcgagttcgagaaatcactcactctaccactaagcctacgagctactttgactattacgcctacaggctacattgcatcgaattcgaatcattcgctcgattgccaagcctacgggccacctttgtttcgagttcgagcaatcactcactcgaccattaagcctacgggctacattgcatcgaattcgaatcattcgctcgattgccaagcctacgggccacctttattttgagttcgagtaatcactcactcgaccattaagcctacgggctactttgacttttacgcctacgggctacattgcatcaagttctaatcattcactcgattgccaagcctatgggccACCTTTATTTCgatttgagcaatcactcactcgaccattaagccttaaagctactttgactattacgcctacgggctacattgcatcgagttcgaatcattcgctcgattgccaagcctacgggccacctttatttcgagttcgagcaatcactcactcgattattaagcctacgggctactttgactattatgcctacgggctacataaaGCCGGGGACTATAAAGACACATAAGATGATCGAGTAttacgtacgtcatggtcgggatcgataaaaacataagtgtatatctgatcgagctgctgaaaaatcatatcgtttctcgccacatcctttttcgagaaatgaggggactatctgtatacggtcgaaatagatgtcggccttcctacgttcgatcgagttcgagtgttaagaaatcggaatgagattttgggagtgagctctgaggtcggtactaacgaacctcgagcccgaaggtcgctcgaggaggcgactcgataatcctatcgagcccgtgaccgaatcgatccgcaaggcactgcttcgaggtcggaaatgtgcgacgcccatctcgaaggtcgaactcgatcgaagaccgaagggcccgacccagtaacgagttcgagctagtatcgagctcacagacaagagccgttgcaaccacaccaagaagagaatcttggcgggaatcaaggaagagacaagtcatcatgggtcttccactacatgttttattttattattttttggtaatgaccctcttctataaaagggggaatcctaaTAAGATAGAGAGGGCAGAGCATAAAAaagatcacttcttatattgatagtaatccccttgtgcttgttttacttattcattctttttgcttatgATTTTCGTTCTTAcagtcaacaatacacatatttctatttttctacgcaatttatatcaaattgtattgcatatccttagaaccatccacaaatctaacgttatccgattttttcggtaaacaACGGGCAATGCAGAACCTTTCGATTGCGAGCTTTCTATCTATTTGGGCAAATATTTATGTAAATCCAAATTAAATGAGACAATAAATTTCAAATAGCAGATGGTAAAAAAGAAATGGATTTCTTAGGAGTTACTTtctccgttcacttttatttatttagtatactaaaaatatatttttatatttatttgtcTATTTTAGTAAAAGTGAAAATTCTTTGAAAGAtaagaatcaaatatttttttgTGGTGAAATAAAATATATCTCATCTCCCTCAAacagattcttttttttttccccaaAGGAATGATGTTTTGAAGGGTCACTAATCCCTTGAATACGGTACCAACGGGTATCACTCTCCCCCTCCCCAAATAACATTCTCTTTTAAGCCTTTCAACTAATCA
Encoded proteins:
- the LOC104106329 gene encoding WUSCHEL-related homeobox 5-like; translation: MEEGMSGFSVRARGGCGGGGGTKCGRWNPTNEQVKVLTDLFRSGLRTPSTDQIQKISSQLSFYGKIESKNVFYWFQNHKARERQKRRRVLVDEPKDDGIHFSCQDNNITSTKHFSEIYNYNQGSEQPERVKETLQLFPLNSLSESESEKLRFFAEECKENAAFSYNIGAEMDHPTLDLRLSFL